In one Epinephelus moara isolate mb chromosome 6, YSFRI_EMoa_1.0, whole genome shotgun sequence genomic region, the following are encoded:
- the LOC126391704 gene encoding uncharacterized protein LOC126391704 encodes MEKRRKGEMRKQKKVSQNFLLLLAVLQITAPSSAQNTTSTTTTSTTSITSITTSTSAPNPAVLSYRTRPHNIKVAVGEPAVFLCGVPRASSNVTFTFYGSHHNYTLRCPSGHMEDIPQALYGSCDVKNGELLAVWTLKGTSFSDNGTKVVCQQSRNPSAVVAVLHVYDNGASYATLIGCAIGGFFGILLVFGLLYAALLRSENLQKCFRGNEIEDDMTTIVTKE; translated from the exons atggagaagaggaggaaaggagagatgAGAAAGCAGAAGAAGGTTTCTCAAAATttcttgctgctgctggctgtgctCCAAATCACCGCTCCCTCCTCAG CTCAAAACACTACCAgtaccaccaccacctccaccacctccatcaCCTCCATCACCACCAGCACGTCAGCACCGAACCCTGCAGTTCTCAGTTACCGCACACGCCCACATAACATCAAAGTGGCTGTGGGAGAACCTGCAGTGTTTCTCTGTGGAGTGCCCAGAGCTTCTtcaaatgtcacattcaccTTCTACGGGAGTCACCACAACTACACCCTCAGATGCCCCTCGGGCCACATGGAAGACATCCCCCAG GCTCTCTATGGAAGTTGTGATGTGAAGAATGGAGAGTTATTGGCTGTTTGGACCCTCAAGGGAACTTCTTTCTCCGACAATGGCACAAAAGTTGTATGTCAGCAGTCAAGGAATCCCAGTGCAGTTGTTGCCGTCCTACATGTCTATG ATAACGGCGCCAGCTACGCCACTCTCATCGGCTGTGCCATTGGGGGCTTCTTCGGCATCCTGTTGGTGTTTGGTTTATTGTATGCTGCGCTACTGAGATCTGAGAATCTCCAGAAGTGCTTCA GAGGAAACGAAATAGAGGATGACATGACCACAATAGTAACAAAGGagtaa
- the LOC126391405 gene encoding phospholemman-like: MSKICALVLMTLVSLVLAEEQNLEDDPFTFDYHRLRVGGLILAAVLCLIGITILLSGHCRCKFNQSKRRRTGSNAQQMLSDQGRACDC, from the exons ATGTCAAAGATCTGTGCTTTGGTGTTGATGACAC TTGTGTCCCTGGTGTTGGCAGAGGAACAGAACT TGGAAGATGACCCATTCACCTTTG ACTACCACAGACTGCGTGTCGGAGGCCTGATTTTAGCTGCTGTCCTCTGTCTCATTGGCATCACCATCCTGCTCA GTGGCCACTGCAGGTGCAAGTTCAACCAGTCCAAGAG AAGGAGGACAGGAAGCAATGCTCAGCAGATGCTCTCCGACCAAG GTCGTGCCTGCGACTGCTAA